AACTAggagcaaaggcagaaaagaacagTGGAATGCTATCAGGACACGGGGAGGAAACCCAAGGGTAGCACAGAAGGATAAATAATATAAGGAGATAACATACTCCTGAAGTATATATGGCACTAtacaaagaacagagaaatgaatatcaggggggaaaagaaaaggagagggaagaaaaaaaccaaatcactACATTAAAATTGGTAACACCATTCTTAAAAGCTACTTTTTCACCTCGTGGAAACATCctgctttgctgtgtttgtttctgcGAACAGATAACAGTAGAATGCTGAGATGTCAAACTGCTCTCTTCCCTGTCAGGCACATACTTGGGAAGTGCTTTCTTAATTTCAAACCTGACAATTGTGCAGAAATCCTGTAACAGAAGACTCTCTTCAAACCCAGCAAGTGGTTGGTACTGGCTCTGTTGGGGGctgattcttaaaaaaaaaaaatcagaaaatgtacCAAAGGCCATAGTTCCCGAGGTTGTGTGGCACCAAATGTAATGCACTTGCACAGAACGCAActtctgagaaacagaagacaggAATGTATTCATATAAGTGTATCAGTTTAGCTCCCTGGGTTTGTCTAGCTAATTTTCTTACAAAGAACATTTTGGATGCAAGTCATTCTCTCCACCtgatcttagaatcatagaatcgtctaggttggaaaagacctttaagatcatccagtccaaccattaacctacactaccaagcccacgtgaaccaatcaagggcagactagactaaaccatatcccgaagtgccacatctacccattttttgaacacttccagggatggtgactccaccacctctctgggcagcctgttccaatgcttgaatcTTCTCTGCTTGCATCCACACTGTAAGACTACTGGTGTGCTGGAAGTATATATTCCTTCCTTTCCAACCCTTAAAACACATCAGCTTTCTTTACAGGGCAAAGGACTGTGactaattttcttcagagcCCACTAACATCTCTCCTGAGCTGGACTACAGAGCAAATCAAGATGGCTGGAGCACTGACTGCGCCCCGTCCGCTCCTCACATATAAACATACAAACGTGCTAAAACTGGGAAGCATTCTGCACCCTGCCCATGAGAACAGTTCACAGCACCTGCCCAAAGCCCAGCCCACAAACAACACAAAGACCCACGCTGTACCTCAGCTTGCCCTCCTCAGCTAAAAGTATGAAAGGTAAACAAGTGGAAGATTATGTGGATAATTTATAACCTCTCTTTCATCATAAAGTGCAGAGGCGTGCTTCCCCTGCGCAGCACGCTTTGGATATTACAGCTCAGCTCAACGCGACAGCCCATAGGACAAAACCTGCCTTTGCCGCATTTTTAGAACCTAGGGAGTTTTCACACTATTCTGTACTTACCTGTGAATAGACACACATGCAGAAGGACAGAGGACGCAGCTAGACTCAAGGATTGCAATTCTCTCagctatattaaaaaattctAGAGAAGCCTAATATTTTGTAAAGTCACTTGAAGATACAGGGTGgtagcagaaataaaaaactgGTGACTTACTTAGATTTGCTCTTGGCCACTGTTTTTTTGCAGcatgaagaggagaaaaaaaaaagaagaaacagttaTTGTTTTATGTTGTTTCCTTTATAAGAACATATAAAGATTAAGGGTTTTCCACTGCCTTCCCTTTGCAATAGCCCCAGGGAGAGTGTGCAGAGATTTACTGTGACAAAAAAATGCCACTTGTCCTTCCATCTGTGTGCTACCAGTTGCCTGCTCTTTCTTCCATCAGACTGCCTTTATAAGCAGCTGTACAAGTACACTGCACTTGTTGCAGCCTCCAGATGTTTTCAATAGAAAGCTTCAATGCTGAGTATGAATTCACTAGATGAATACATGGTTAAGGCAGGTATGAACTAACACTGCTGGTGAAAACAGGAGCCCCACTCTCCCCTACTTGCTTACACCCACTCCTGCTCCAGTTCCTGCCATAGTGCCAACACTAAGGTTTGCATGGCCACATGGTGAACCGTCCTGGGGAGCTGTTCTCAGACAAGACCAACCTTCTCACAAGGCTGATTTTAGGCCCCGTGATCTAACTCGCCACATAGCATGAAACAggcagaattattttcttctgtcagcTCACTGAATTTAAAGCAATCATAAATCTACagcataaatgcaaaaaaaacccaccaaaattttaaaaattgctcaTCTGTATTCCATCCATGCAAGTCTTGCTTAGGCCATTGTGAGCTTCCCATCAACCTCGTCTTGCACTGTTCCTTCACCACACCCAAGCTTATCCAGATGCCATGAGGGGCACGTTTCTCACCTCATGCTCTCCCCCACACCACCCGACTCCCTCCACCGACTTCCCGTTTCTTCCACTCAAGAGATGAAGCTTCTTAACCTCACTTCTGAGGGCTGGCGAGTTCCACTTCGCTCGAGTTCCCCACCTCACCCAGTGTCACAGGGCTAGGCCGCTCTGCCAACGGCGCCCCTCACAGACACCCCGCCGGCCTCTCCCACCGGCCCTGATCTTCACCCCGGCAGAAACCACCCCTCCCTGGACGACAGCCCCATCCCTcccggggacggggacacccaGCCGACTCGGAGCAGCAGGCTCCATCGCCACAGGACAGAGGGAGGCGACCCGTCCCCTGCCCTTGGGTCGGCGGGGCCCCGCCGACCCAAGGGCAGGGGACGGGtcgcctcccgccccggcctCGCGCCCTCAACGGCTGCTCCCGCCCCAGCATGAGGCGGCGCAGGGCACGCCGGGAAGTGTAGTCCCGGCGCGGCGCACTGCCTGCCGGGAGCTGCAGGCCCCCGCGGCGAGAggagaagggcagggcagggcagggcaggtcaagccgccgccgccgcctgggCTCCCGCCCGCCTTCCAAGGCCACCCTCGCTCCAAGCCGCCACCCCCACTCCTCCCTGCGCCACTTACAGGCCGCCACCGTTAGAAACATCACGCCGGTGCCCGCAGAGCCGCCCCGgccagccccctcccccgccgccgctgccgccgccacTTCCGGGCCGCCCGGCAGAAGCGCTTCCGGGGCGCGGGGAAGGGGGTTGAGGCGGGGGCGTGGCCGTTGTCTTCCCGCTCGGCGGGGCGCgctccggctccggccccgccccctgcgCTCGCGGGGCGTGGCTCGTGCGTGGGCGGGGCGCGGTGACCGTTAACGGGTGCCGGCGGCGGGTGGCGGGCGTTGGGCGAGGCGGCGGTAGGGAGCCGGCAGCTCCGGCAGCGCgggaaggcagagctgccctTCTTCGTTCGGAGCCCGAGCTTGTGAgagccggggcggggcctgAGCCCGGATCTCCCCGCGTAGGCCGAGGCAGGCCCGCGACGCCGGCCCCTGCGCTGGGGAGGCTGGCGGCCGCAGGGCCTGTGCAGGGTGGGCCGTGTCCGGCTCTGACGGCCCCACAGCCACCGGGGGCATGGGGATGCCTACGGCCTCCGGCCGGCAGCAGATCCgagtgctgctctgcagcagtctTGTCCTTTGGTGCATCTGCTAACCTCTGCCTGTCCTTGTTCCCCTTTGTATGAAAAGGGTACTGCTATGGCATCAGAGTCCCCGAGGTGCTAGGCAGCTAAACCTATCAGTGTTTATGGCATACAGTGCAAAAGCAATGGGCAGGGAGGCTCGAGGGGGGCACCAAGGCCAGTCTTCATGTTCTGACCCGTTAGTGAACTGGAAGTTATCATCCTCTAAAGAATTCACAGAAGGTCCGTGGCTTAATTCTCCTCCCACCGGTTAGGTAAACTGTTAATGAAGGAATTCAAGTCCTTGAATATTTAGCAATTACTAAGGCAATAAAAGTGTCAGCTTGATGTATTTAGATGGAAAGCAAGACTTGGAATGTATGGTAACGTAGTTAATTTGATACTCTGTGGCGTGAAAACAAATGGCTGACCCAACAGAAGACTGGAGCAAGACGACATCTCAAGGAAAGCAGTGTTGCTTGTGTCAAATGTTCACTTGAGATGTTGTTCCTTGTTTCAATTCAATTATTTCCAAATACTTCCTCTTAATGATACAACATTTCAATCTTTACTATTTGGCCTTCAGAAGTATAAATCTCGTAGTTACATAATCTGCCCATGAATATCAGAGTGAGAACTTGAAAACATTCAGGATGACAAAATGTGAGTGCTGTAAGACTTCTCTTTGATCTGTGTTACTGCCTCAGTCAGAGCACAGACTGAAATGGAATGGGATTGCCAACCTCCTGACTTCACTGCCAGGAATATAAATCAACAttaaagatgatttttaaatgaaatagcAAGTTAAACATTTGTACAAACACATCATCAAATAGAGGTTATACTGCCTCTTTTTAAACCTCTTGCCTGctggcaaaaataaaactgttccagtgacattttctctgctctgctgtgacAAGGGCTGCATAAATATAGACGCTGTGGATTAGAATAGACTTCAGCAATCTTCGACTTCCTTTCTAGCAGCCTCTTCTGCAGACAGTTTTCCATAGCTATGGCTGAAAAACAGGGAGTCTAAAACTGGTGTGTATGGCAAGATGGTGACAGTATAGCACGTCCCTGATGGCAGTAGTCATAGCTAACCTTGAGGGAGAGGCATCCTggctggaggaaaggagagcGAGTCAGGATTTCTGACCCCAACTCCAATACAGATTTGCTGTGTGGGCTAGGATAAGTCATGTACTTTGAGATCTTCGATGACATGTGCAATGCAAATGCAGATTTTTCCTTCAACTTTGCCTAGAGAAAGCAAGGAGTGTGATGAACTGTAATGCCAGCCTAGATAATTCTGATGCTTGCTTAAAGAGAAGTCACTCATGTCTCCAGCGGAGAAGCTGCTGGTGCCAAACCGATCAGTGTCACTCAGAATCAAACACGGGGTGGGTTTTTCTTCAGCTAGAAAAACGACAATTTGTCGTGTTATAATCTAACTgattctttccatttttgtgCTTTACATTCTAGGCTGAGCCCTCTTGTACCTCCAGGAAGTGAGGAGATGGCTGCTCCTTGCCCAGAAAGTGCGGTCAGGTTGCTGGCACAcactgggcaggcagggggctTATGCCCAAGGTTGGCAGGGGTGATGCTTCTTCAGGTGCGCGTGGCACTTCAAGTCAGTCGTCACCTGAAAGAGTcacaggaaaggagagaggggcAGCAGATTAAATGTTTGCAAGGTAAATAACCTCTTGGCGCTATATTTTCTACATGAATTACTGTCAATTAACGCATACAAAAACTCAATGCTGGAAACAAGAGAATAACACTCTAATGCCTGGGAAAAGCTCCACGTGTCCTTCCTGGTTTCCCACAAAAAACAGGCAAACAGCTAACTAAGCCAAAAAATGCACACAGCTCGGTGGACATGGTTTTAAAACAGTCAGgctattttctcctctcttcttgctttccctttctcagCGTGTTACAACTTAGCAGGGTTCTTGCTGTCCACAGTGTTAAACAAACACTCATGGGCACTATTGTGCAAATCACTCATCCCGGATAACAGATGgatttttgcattctttctgCATATCTGAATCCATTATCCCAAGAGGGCGCACAAGAAAGTGGGCATTAGCTTAATGCAGCTCTGAAAGAGGAACTGTCCAGGTCAGGAGAGCAGGAATGATGGAAAGAGCCATCTAAATTGGTAAATCACTTTGAGCCAGTGACCAAATCCATTTCAGCTGCAGGCCTGTTTGAAGTGAGCTGGTGACAGCCTTTAGCCCAGTTCTTAGGGGTGTCCACAGCACCGTATCAATTTATTTGCTGGCAACCTTGTtagaaaagccagaaaaaaaatgggcttGGACGGTTGCCGCCTTACCTCCGGAGCTTAGGTCCCCCAGATCAGATACGGGGCATTCTGGTGTGGGTAGGTTAGGGCACAGCTCCATTTTCGGGGCTTTACCTGTTCCCTGCTTATTGCCTCCAGAGCACTGGCCTCTCGATCTGTTCCTGGAGCtcctttccccagcactgaCATCATTCATATGTAAGGGGGGAAGAACAAAGCCAGCATTTGCCTGTTTTCTTGTGTGATTTTTCAATACCTATTTCCCAATCCCAACGTCCAAAGTAACAACATCCTTTCAAACCGCCCCCTCTCGAAATGCCACAGTAGTCAAACAGCTGCAAATCAAAACACCTTGTAAACAAGTGACTGAAATCCCGTGGGATGCCCGAGGGCTTGGGCACGTCTCAGAGTGATTATAGTTCCTGCTATACAAATTGGAGTCCATGTAGCACAGTTTGTGCCAACTCCgagctcttgctttttatttttagtcctGTTTGTCAAGGGGTTCTCATGATAAAAAGAATGACGTTCAGTATCAGTGATACACAGATAAAATTAGATAGTAGCCGGAAGTGATCATACGACTAATCCTCCCCACTGAGACTTTTCCACAGGATTTGGGATCTTGTGGGCCTCAAGGACAGCTTTTTTCTGGGTGAATTTCACTTCCCATCagcaagcagctgaaaaatTGGACTTGCATGGGTTGTATGTGGTGAGTCTCATGCAAAGAAATGAATGTCATTGTCATTGCTTATGCCAACAGCTGGGACCATCTGGGACACTAAAGACAACATTGTCTAGATGTGTACAGCTGATCAGAGGTTGTTTGTAGCAAGCCTCTAaaccttcttccctttttgggGCAACAAAACAAGGCTTCTGCCTTCAATGCATGGGGTTTTGTACACAGAGCAGCTTAAGTCATCAGCAGGGCTCAGTCCTGAGACCTTCTAGTCCCCCAGACATGTCACCCACACTGATGCTGAAgatattattcttttctttggaagaagCAGCTGCCTACAGGGAGGATGGGTTAGAAGGTTCACTAGATTACATCTCTAAAGCAGATCTTCTCTCAGGAGAACAGGATCAGTTCTcatttgttttggctttttttttcccctctatgcTTTGGATTGCTTTCGTTTTTACTGCACTGTAAACCAGTAAAATGCAAGAGGTTACCTGGTCAGCAAACACTTTCTATTGCTTAGAAACATGGACTGCAACCAGGCAGCATGCCTAGTGCACCATCAAAGGAAGGTGGGATTGGTGGCCGTGTAGCACAAAGAGATTTAGCTATGGTATTGTGGCAAAGCAagagtgtttaaaaaagaaagctatgAACCTGTAAAGCCAGTTACTTTTAAGCAGGGTAgggaaaggcaaaaggaaaggatAATTATGTATTGTGAACATGGTGTGACACAGATAGGGAATGGAAGTTTTCCCTCCCATAGCTTATTGGAGGAGAATGGCTGAAGTGCCTGGACATGGTTCATTTTATGTCAAAAACCTACTGTGGAATAAATTGGTGTATCGCTCCCATCACTTCTTGGCAAGGGAGGTATCTTCAGCTTTAAGCCAGAGCGATCAGCTCTAAGGGAAAAGAGAACAGGCAGGTTCAAGCATGGTAAGTGGATGTGGTCCTgcccattttttaattctggagaaaaaaaaaattcttctagaGAACCTGAAGAAGGATAGGGTTTTCTGCATCCCATGGCCTCCCTAAAGACTCTCTCACCTGGAGGAAGGTCATAAGGTTCAAAGCTGTTTCTCAAGTGCTGCTATGTAGTATTGCCTTGATGTCATGCATCGTTATAAACAAGTTATTATTTCATTCAGTGTTTTGGGAAATGATGGGACTGGAACAATACACCCACAGCAGTTCCCTCCCTTATCCCAGCAGGCTCTTTAGTGAACTACTCATGAGCTGTACCTCACTAACTGATGGTTGTCTCTCTGGCTGTCTGGTAATAGTGTGTCTCTGGGGAATCTGGAGTAGGAATTGATGGATTTTATGAAGGGTGGagagctgggaaggaggagagggacaTAAAGTTGAGGTGTCGTGTGGTTTCATGGCTGCTTGATCTGAGAACCCTGGGCTAAGACCAGGGCTTCATTGCTGCAAGCACTGAATGCATCATCGctcctttttctctgcatttgtgCTTCTGAAGCCAGGCAGTCATTTGCACCTGACAGGagagcagaaaaacagagtTAAGTGGAGCAGTGTTCCATTCATTTCTGTCTGCTTAGCTCAGGTTCAAGCTAGAGCTGGGATGaatacttaaaaagaaataggaatCATCATAAGGGAACAAGTACTAGAAATGAGGTTCAGCAAGAGCATATGTAGAAATCTCTTTGAAGTCTTCGGCTCTTGCAGAACTGTCTCTGGCTAGTTCCCTAAActttttttcatctgctgtAGTCTCCCTAGACCcattttacttaaaaacatACAAGCAATTTCAAAGTACAATGTGATGTGATGACGCCCAGTGTGTGTGCTGTGACCTTTGCATAGTCTCTGCAAAAAGATTGTCTTTCCTCTTTCTATTTCCTGAGCACTGTCCATCTGGCCTTGCCCTGTCATATCCCTGGGTATGAAGAAATATTCTCCCTCCTGTAGAGCGAAGGCAGTCCATTAGGTTAACAAGATAAGGACTATAGCAATATTCACAGGTGGCCTGTTGTAAGGGATCTGTTGATCAGTGAAGGTTTCTGTACACTCCAGTCACCTTTTAGCCCATGCTAAACTCTTCAGTGCTGTCAGACTACTAGGTCAAATAATTGAAAGGTAGCTCAAGCTAGCTGGCTGGAAATATTCCTTGTCTGACAAAGAACAAGCTATTTCCCTGCATCATTAGATAGACCAAGATATTCTTGAACTGCTGACAAACCAAAGCTAGACTGAATCACATGTTTTTGCCAAAAGTTAGCCTACCCAAAGGAACCAGAAAAAACAttcaccttccttttttttctcaactCTTACAACATGGGCTCTAAATTCACCATTACAGGAAAAACTGCTCTTGCCAACTGTGAAGATCAACAAGAGACTAGGTGTTGCTCCCTAAAGGTAACTGATCCCGTAACTCTAGTCCAGTTCTTTAAGGGTGCCTTGCTATCTAGTTTAAACTCAGTAAGTGTCCAAGGGGCATAGCTGCCTAAGAATCACATATGTAAATGTGATGCAGACCGGGTCCATAGCACCTGACCTTAGATAAATTCCTGTCCAAACATTCTGCCTGCTCACACACCCCAGTCTAAACTCCAGATGGAATGGGAGAAGACTGGCGGGTTGAtattcccagccctgccctgcactAGCTTTTGATGACCTAGTTCTGCATAACTGAAGATCTCACTGCTTCCTCAGTACAAAAATACTCTTGCATCATTTTGAAATCGTGATGATCCCACTGAAGAGTGCACATAATCCAATACTGTCTGTAGTGACCTCATGCTTGTATGTAAAATGGTGATCAGGGCATTTCATGCTAGCGGTAAGACAGAAGGATTTACTGGAAAGGgattaaatttgtttttaaagtgtctgCAGAGCCAAATCAATTGCAAGGGTTTTCTGAGCTGCTGAACAACCAGAGGCAGTCATTGCACTTCTCTGTTGCCAGTTGCAGCCTTTTACCTCTTCTAGGCAGGGACTGCCTTCTACTCTGTATTTGCACAGCTGCTAGTTTTGTAGGGTGCCACCCTGTCTGATCCTCTGCACCAATATGATGGTATTGGTGAGCCTCCACTTGCAGGACAGTCAGCAGGACACCTCCACAGCGGCCCTCCTGTCTGCGATACCTGCAGGTGAAACACAGGCAAATGCCTTCAAGTTGGACATACATCTGACGCCAACTGCATCTGGCAACTGCTCTGGCACTGCAGAGGACTGCCCCAGGATTTCTAGTTATTTATAATTCAGCATCAGATTGGACCCAGTTGCTCCTGGTTAGAGATCTTTTTGCAATAACAAACTAAGATTGCACGAAGAGCTTAAAAAAGAATTTCACCCCTCCAGGGCTAAATTACTTCCACTTATATACAACTGTCATATCTTTAAAGGGCAAACCCGGAAAgctaacactgaaaaatataacTCTACAACTGAGATTATCTGCCTGCCCTCTTTAGGCAATCATGTCTCATATCTATAAGGTCTTTCATagcaaaaaccaaaattcaAGCTAAGTGGATGGAAGATTTATGTACAGAGTAGGAAACAACAGCTTGGGAGGAGGTGTATTTGAATGCTGGAGCCAGTTACAAACCTCAAACACCATACGACTGCTTTTACATAGCATCTCACTCATGTCTGGTAAAATCACTCCATGCTCACCCAGACTTTGCAAACTACTAGTCACCAACTGAGAAAGGCATGGTGACGTACATGTTACGGTAGCATCCGGCACTGGCAAACAATCCACTTCCATATGTAGCTCAGGATCCATTCCAGACATTTTATAACTgatgtatttttcatgaaataataATTGGAAAGCAGGGAGAATGAAAACCCTCCGTACCAACTTACCTGTCCAACAGGAGGTCTCATGCTGATCAACTCACCTTCAGGGAAGTTAATCAGGAGCAGAGTTACACAGGAACATGAAGAGGTCACACCTTCTCTACACTTTTTGTGAATATTCCCAGTCATATAATGAGAGAGCAGTCACGCTTCACATAGTGGCTGTATTCAGCCCTGATTATATACCTGGATTAATAATTGAAGCACTTAACCCCAGGGGCAAATGGATTTCCCCGAAGAACAAAGAAACTATGGAGGGAGGAGCTCAACATGTCAAATGTCAAGATGTGGAGCTGCTCATAGTCCTTTGTTCCAAAATTTTCCTACAAAGAACATTTTACTCTCTTCTGAAGCCTGGGGGACCCAGGCTTTATTGTCAATTTTCCTCTTACCCCCTTTTCGGTGATGGCACAGGAGAAAAgtggaaggggagaaagaaaaggtaagaaaagagtaaacatttttcactgtcttttttaaattaaaaaaaaaaaattcaagtaatTTAGATACAAAAGTCTCTGGGTTTCAGATTTTCCTCCAAAAAAGGAcagtcgtcttttttttttttttttttagttctgccTATGGAAAATATCCtctgttgggctttttttcgtgttttctttttccttctttttatgtGCAGTGAGGACCCAGCACTGCATTGTCTTCAGAGAGCAGCACACTGAGACCAGTGACTAACTGGTACCTCAACAAGAATCCTAGCCCATTCTTCAGCCACAATAGTATCTTACATCTGCAGCTGCTATAAATGCTTGGGAGGCTCTTCCCCAGGACTGGGCTCTGCATGGGCCACTGCCAGGAATGGTATGAGAACAGACTTTCAGAGCAAATAGCTGAAAGGTCTCCTTCATTGCAAGAGTTAAAAAATCACTGCCTGCTCACATATCTCTGCAGTTTGCTTCCCTCTTCCCATTAAATCTCCTGGTGTTAGGTATCACTGACATCATGAGCTGTCAGACTCTCTGTAAGAGCCTAGATGATCCTCTGGGGTGCACACCcctgaaatgctgctgtgatCAAATTCTGCCCTACTGCCAGCAAGTCCTTGATGGTCCTGATTTTGGCCCTGCATGGAGACGCTCAGATACAGCAGTGATGAGTTCAGCTTACAAGGAGCTGTATGGTCCCTTGGTCAAACACACTCAATTGTGAGCAGAAATGAGAGCAACAGCAGGTTGGTCAGGTCCTTCCTGAGGGCCAGGCTGTACAGATAGTACGCTTTCATGGACTGCAAGGGGAACTAGGcttttgcagcagctgtgaatGGAAGATGACCTATATTGCCTCTACTCCACAGTAAGCACCAAAATTGTCATATGAAGTGAAGTGAGTCCCACATTTGCTTTGCAGTGGCAGTGCAGAAGAAAGAATATATTATGTATCCAAGGGCTTTGGTAATATGAGAGTCAGAAGTAAGCTTAGAAATAGGGCATTTGTGTCTTCCCACTGCATATGTTCATATCACATGCAGCTATACCCCCTTCAATAAAATCCCAAGATTTAGAGAGACTGAATTGCTGTAGGCCTCCCGGGTTCATTCAGTCA
This genomic interval from Pelecanus crispus isolate bPelCri1 chromosome 3, bPelCri1.pri, whole genome shotgun sequence contains the following:
- the MRPL33 gene encoding large ribosomal subunit protein bL33m isoform X1, yielding MNTFLSSVSQKLRSVQVHYIWCHTTSGTMAFGTFSDFFFLRISPQQSQYQPLAGFEESLLLQDFCTIVRYILVRMKSAAETGYCFNIRRLRLQEKLVLLRYDPIAKKRVLFTEKRKIRSI